A region of Reichenbachiella carrageenanivorans DNA encodes the following proteins:
- the mnmA gene encoding tRNA 2-thiouridine(34) synthase MnmA, which produces MSTKGRVLVAMSGGIDSSVAAVMLHEQGYEVIGMTMKTWDYNSSGGGKKETGCCSLDSINDARNIAVNLGFPHYILDIREEFGDYVINHFTDEYLAGRTPNPCVLCNTHIKWDALLRRADKLGCDFIATGHYANVREENGRYVISRGADGMKDQSYALWGVSQQSLSRTLLPLGHLTKTEIREMARERGFTDLLNKSESYEICFVPDNDYRGFLKRRVEGLEDKVAGGEFVLEDGTVVGTHEGYPFYTVGQRKGLGIALGFPVYVVEIIKEKNQVVLGTFDELSRDGMYVNQLILGKYSGLTERMDTVTKVRYNDNGNPAVIEQVGDTMKVYFGNGVSAIAPGQAAVFYEGDDVIGGGWISSSFNQAKQRAV; this is translated from the coding sequence ATGAGTACAAAAGGACGAGTATTAGTAGCCATGAGCGGCGGAATAGACAGCTCAGTGGCCGCTGTGATGCTTCATGAACAAGGCTATGAAGTCATCGGAATGACCATGAAAACCTGGGATTATAATTCCTCAGGAGGTGGCAAGAAAGAAACGGGCTGCTGCAGTCTGGATTCAATCAACGACGCAAGAAACATTGCGGTCAATCTAGGATTTCCCCATTACATATTAGACATCAGAGAAGAGTTTGGCGACTATGTCATCAATCACTTTACCGACGAATATTTAGCAGGCCGGACACCCAATCCATGCGTGCTGTGCAATACCCATATCAAATGGGACGCTTTGCTCAGACGTGCAGATAAACTGGGCTGTGATTTTATTGCGACTGGCCACTATGCCAATGTGCGTGAAGAAAACGGTAGATACGTTATCAGTAGAGGCGCAGATGGAATGAAAGATCAATCTTACGCTTTGTGGGGCGTGTCTCAACAAAGCTTAAGTAGAACCTTATTACCACTAGGTCACCTCACCAAAACCGAAATACGAGAAATGGCTCGTGAGAGAGGTTTTACTGATTTATTAAATAAATCTGAGTCTTACGAAATCTGCTTTGTACCTGACAATGATTATCGTGGTTTTCTTAAAAGAAGAGTGGAAGGACTGGAAGATAAAGTAGCAGGAGGCGAATTTGTACTCGAAGATGGTACCGTAGTAGGTACACACGAAGGCTATCCATTCTATACCGTTGGTCAACGAAAAGGCCTAGGCATCGCCTTAGGCTTTCCTGTGTATGTAGTGGAAATTATCAAAGAAAAGAACCAGGTCGTACTAGGTACATTCGACGAGCTGTCCAGAGACGGCATGTATGTCAATCAGCTGATTTTAGGCAAGTACAGTGGCCTAACAGAGCGTATGGATACGGTCACAAAAGTACGATACAACGACAATGGCAACCCTGCCGTGATCGAGCAAGTAGGAGACACCATGAAAGTGTACTTTGGCAATGGCGTGTCGGCAATAGCCCCAGGGCAGGCGGCTGTTTTCTACGAAGGCGACGATGTAATCGGTGGCGGTTGGATCAGTAGTAGCTTCAATCAAGCCAAACAACGTGCGGTATAA
- a CDS encoding SDR family NAD(P)-dependent oxidoreductase, with product MSSNKQGASDKLRESQVDQCIAFLESLNENTNQIFEIPKDKRLALLIAAGKLSRPDKEELLKRKKGARKTVKKKLQLQDKAARAHTGIRSAREASVFVAPIMISLTGEGKAPIKLATPRECYVCKENYDTLHHFYDTMCQACGDFNYAKRFQTADMTDQVALVTGSRLKIGYHITLMMLRAGATVIATTRFPKDSALRFAQESDFNQWKDRLKIHGLDLRHIPSVEIFCNFIEQQYDRLDVLINNAAQTVRRPAGFYLHLMPNEKKPLGELPVHAQILLADHESCVQELKVLSADFEKGSNKNLPVSWHGKQLGIGLSASAELSQIPYSIDDSITAEEVFPEGKLDADLQQVDLRKTNSWRLKLGEVNTIEMLEVQLVNSVAPFVLNNRLVNLMKKENTGNKHIINVSAMEGKFHQFHKEARHPHTNMAKAALNMMTLTSAAELHKHGIYTNAVDTGWVTDEDPAELAKRKVDLHDFQPPLDIVDGAARVMDPLFDGINTGKHWNGKFLKDYKPTSW from the coding sequence ATGAGCAGCAACAAGCAAGGTGCGTCAGACAAATTAAGAGAGAGTCAGGTTGATCAATGTATCGCATTTCTCGAATCACTGAATGAAAACACCAATCAAATATTTGAAATACCCAAAGACAAGCGGTTGGCCCTGCTCATAGCCGCTGGCAAACTATCCAGACCAGACAAAGAAGAACTACTCAAACGTAAAAAAGGCGCTCGCAAAACGGTAAAGAAAAAATTACAACTCCAAGACAAAGCAGCCAGAGCGCATACGGGTATTCGAAGTGCCAGAGAGGCATCCGTATTCGTAGCACCCATTATGATCTCACTGACAGGAGAGGGGAAGGCTCCAATAAAACTGGCCACTCCTAGAGAGTGCTACGTCTGTAAAGAAAACTACGACACCCTTCACCACTTCTACGATACCATGTGCCAAGCGTGTGGAGATTTCAACTACGCCAAACGGTTTCAGACGGCAGATATGACGGATCAAGTGGCGCTGGTGACGGGTTCTAGGCTCAAGATCGGTTATCACATCACACTCATGATGCTCAGGGCAGGAGCCACGGTGATTGCCACCACTAGATTTCCTAAGGATTCTGCGCTACGGTTTGCACAAGAATCAGATTTCAATCAGTGGAAAGACCGACTCAAAATTCACGGATTGGACTTGAGGCATATTCCCAGCGTGGAGATCTTTTGCAACTTCATCGAGCAGCAATATGACCGCTTGGACGTATTGATCAACAATGCCGCACAGACCGTTCGGCGTCCGGCAGGATTTTACCTTCACCTGATGCCCAATGAAAAAAAACCATTGGGAGAATTGCCCGTACACGCACAGATCCTGCTTGCAGACCACGAGTCCTGTGTCCAGGAATTGAAGGTGTTGAGTGCTGATTTTGAGAAAGGGTCGAATAAGAACCTGCCTGTGTCTTGGCATGGCAAACAATTGGGCATAGGGTTGAGTGCTTCTGCTGAACTTTCGCAAATTCCTTACAGTATTGATGACTCGATCACAGCGGAAGAGGTATTCCCCGAAGGGAAACTAGATGCTGATCTCCAACAAGTAGACCTGCGCAAAACCAACAGCTGGCGACTGAAACTAGGAGAGGTAAATACCATCGAAATGCTCGAAGTGCAGCTCGTCAACTCCGTGGCTCCCTTCGTGTTGAACAATCGCCTAGTCAACCTGATGAAAAAAGAAAACACAGGAAACAAGCACATCATCAATGTGTCTGCTATGGAGGGCAAGTTTCATCAATTTCATAAAGAAGCGCGCCACCCTCATACCAATATGGCCAAGGCTGCTCTCAATATGATGACGCTCACTTCGGCTGCCGAATTGCATAAACATGGTATCTATACCAATGCGGTAGATACTGGCTGGGTGACTGACGAGGATCCTGCCGAACTAGCTAAGCGAAAGGTGGATCTTCACGACTTCCAGCCCCCATTAGATATCGTAGACGGAGCCGCCAGGGTAATGGATCCGCTCTTCGACGGGATCAATACAGGCAAGCACTGGAACGGCAAGTTCTTGAAGGATTATAAGCCCACTTCTTGGTAG
- a CDS encoding T9SS type A sorting domain-containing protein translates to MDIYPNPTSDWLAIQPTSGMDQGSYQLVNSLGIIVLQESAVDFSTKKTIELNSLSNGVYLLIIKLDNKPIGKHYLYTAIEFVQEELIDTLINYFCYSK, encoded by the coding sequence ATTGATATTTATCCCAACCCCACAAGTGATTGGCTAGCGATACAGCCCACTTCGGGGATGGATCAGGGGAGCTATCAGCTCGTCAATTCACTCGGGATTATTGTCCTGCAAGAAAGTGCAGTAGACTTTTCTACAAAGAAAACCATCGAGCTGAACAGTTTGTCCAATGGCGTATACTTGCTCATCATCAAGCTAGACAACAAACCCATTGGTAAGCATTACCTATATACTGCTATAGAATTTGTACAAGAAGAATTAATAGATACTTTAATCAACTACTTTTGCTACTCAAAATAG
- a CDS encoding choice-of-anchor tandem repeat GloVer-containing protein translates to MNSPIRKLVFTLSALFLLQLTLSAQTFKIIGLGTEGYGTIFSVLPDGSEYEVLHAFSGSDGETPNGKLVELNGKLWGTTQKGGTDDLGTVFRINKDGTGFEHVDSFKEYGTLPKCGLTVYGDELYGVSSTSPYDYSTIFKIDLENDLLEHKKYSSPEQGESNSRELVVSNDLLWGVAFRGGNEPGTNTIDNQGTLFNYDPATNNINLIHDFDGYQASDGRSPNASLVNYGEYLYGSTRHGSIDNFTTYGTIFRVKNDGTDYEVLQQFNGIDGISPVGAMTVFDDQLYGMTSGKGDHNWGTVFRFDPTDNGLEAIYHFTSTNGRPNGPLVLKDGLLWGFTFYGGANGFGILFSIDPTNGDFTTVLDLTAANGGATVPGTVTIVDLEPTTLTIDDIADKTYSDEPFNLTAQTNSSETITFESSDENILSISGATATILGAGNVDITAKVAFDGTYARQSATLNLSISKAELIVSSDDYMIALGDPIPEIYFNYEGFAIGDGIYDLSEPPSPFVAGLPIACACEYAIEMTGGSDQNYTFSKPEYSAILVSPGNQFIYGFGEPGEVLITQGTYELGAASSVGLPISYEISDASVGTIDGGTLTFLKTGSATITASQEGTDDYNAATPVERTITIIKEDQSLENYYLIETFYASTPYALPFTASSDLPLTFASSDEDIAIIQNNTIVPLKSGEFDLIITQDGNEFYNALDPNPVEQTITITKANQFLMNIPIPAPILYVNTPYELTISSSSGLPLTFASSDESIATIQDGEIFPLKNGQFELIISQAGNDIYEALTTVNELFFVNPEITCDIDFSYSVADDGLTVSLSGLGIPGNYSWDFGDGGSSTEEPATHVFSNYGDHEVVLTYTNFDEDCTDIATRTINLCPTFYIDEDIDGFEGDFSVRIPEGFTVDADDSFVWDFGDGSDEVSGQSVSHSFPNQEGYEATVTLTYSINGDVCSNSTSSFFNLTEFGCLGFDNPAASKISTYEYSFSPSPGNQNSTYTWDFGDGHTSTEAEPTHTYSELGLYVITMTETNFVGQTCTNTTDVYVQEDVVSGCTPEITFSYTGLAVHFEPDYTFPSGNYEWSIDGQTFTTAAVDYTFPRVGGYEIAVSGDIDGCDFEKETQIIVSESGIYHIYEAPLPRGILCGATLDITYPDDTENGIRIAINEPDIALISPYVSIQINSAIDPDFSLFISELPYEGTLSPGSYFLSGGFYSGDQICEVSFSENIDMGDISECAFKLSPIEYLSNTAISINALPLNMDIHEMSFSYRLANGERIGDGSEAFSVSNLSWDFPNDKAHTVIVTGTNGACEYEQRVTFHTKDDNPCFFSYDIEETGANTYAFSASAEIAGTFEWSFGETTMSDEIVSHTYAEDVEHSEMVTYTNDQDCFNREYLNFNDPYEDCASPVISMEQVGNRVYLSASLEELDEGITRYYWSLGGNNYAQGATASHVFAETGVYYIGLFYFTAEGEEFVPLCYGADGINVTIDEITTPTHQLDINLYESSQASPFSLALIFDLNGSSVYPIIEQFGEGPLTVDLPAGEYKVLGYSLNYFSEEIDQYVPTYYGDVAEAASAQTLTLTGDQSIDINLAEMSASGDSWDSGSDVLTGAVVADNNAAPSENGRVLNIPQEPAGDVAVKLYDDQGQLLTVTSTNDYGEYEFEKLAAGTYKIVIEHPYAQNITSKTITIDGESTTSEVRIAKGVLSRSGATKTVQTISVVPIPDMLVTDKPFDLNVTSTSGLTDFEYTISGPATISEGLVTLTGETGTVNITVKQSGDATYQEASTTISFDVSANNEILAVSTIDDTWQLVPNPATDHLSIKGLNHQTIKQVVIMTVSGVPVEIYTDTQRFDIRNLSTGIYLVQVQTVNGSYLKRLIKR, encoded by the coding sequence ATGAACAGTCCAATACGCAAATTAGTATTCACTTTATCCGCCCTATTCCTACTACAACTCACGCTTTCGGCCCAGACATTCAAAATCATCGGATTAGGTACGGAAGGATACGGCACCATCTTTTCGGTCTTACCGGACGGTTCTGAATATGAAGTGCTGCATGCTTTCAGCGGTTCAGATGGCGAGACACCTAATGGCAAATTGGTAGAGCTAAACGGTAAACTCTGGGGTACCACTCAAAAAGGTGGAACTGATGACTTAGGGACTGTCTTTCGCATCAATAAAGATGGGACAGGTTTTGAGCACGTCGATAGCTTCAAGGAATACGGAACCCTACCTAAATGTGGTCTCACAGTTTATGGTGATGAATTATATGGAGTGAGTAGCACTTCTCCATATGATTATAGTACCATTTTTAAAATCGACTTAGAAAATGATTTGCTTGAGCACAAGAAATATTCTTCTCCAGAACAAGGAGAATCGAACTCCCGAGAGCTCGTAGTGAGCAATGACTTGCTTTGGGGAGTGGCATTTCGTGGTGGAAATGAACCTGGTACAAATACCATAGATAATCAAGGTACCTTGTTTAACTACGATCCTGCTACTAATAACATTAATCTGATCCATGATTTTGACGGATACCAAGCAAGTGACGGCAGGAGTCCCAATGCTTCATTAGTCAACTATGGCGAGTACTTATATGGCAGTACCAGACATGGGAGCATCGACAATTTCACCACCTATGGCACGATATTCCGTGTCAAAAATGATGGTACAGACTATGAAGTTCTTCAGCAATTCAATGGTATTGACGGTATAAGCCCCGTTGGTGCCATGACAGTATTTGATGACCAACTATATGGCATGACCAGTGGAAAAGGAGACCATAACTGGGGCACAGTCTTTCGTTTTGACCCAACAGACAACGGATTGGAGGCCATCTATCACTTCACATCTACTAATGGCCGACCCAATGGCCCATTGGTATTAAAAGACGGCTTGCTCTGGGGATTCACGTTCTACGGGGGAGCCAATGGTTTTGGTATACTCTTTAGTATCGACCCGACCAATGGTGATTTTACCACGGTGCTGGACCTAACCGCTGCCAATGGTGGCGCCACCGTTCCGGGCACAGTGACTATCGTGGACTTGGAGCCAACTACACTGACGATAGACGATATTGCTGACAAGACATATAGTGACGAGCCATTTAACCTGACAGCTCAGACCAATTCAAGTGAAACGATCACTTTTGAAAGTTCTGATGAGAATATATTAAGCATCTCAGGAGCTACCGCTACGATCTTGGGGGCAGGCAACGTAGACATCACAGCTAAAGTCGCATTTGATGGCACCTATGCCAGACAAAGTGCGACATTAAACTTATCTATCAGCAAAGCTGAACTGATCGTATCGTCAGACGATTACATGATTGCTCTAGGAGATCCGATACCAGAAATTTATTTTAACTATGAGGGTTTTGCGATTGGTGATGGGATATATGATTTAAGTGAACCTCCAAGTCCCTTTGTAGCTGGCCTTCCGATCGCTTGTGCCTGTGAATATGCTATAGAAATGACTGGCGGTTCGGACCAAAATTATACCTTCTCAAAGCCTGAATACTCAGCCATACTGGTCTCACCTGGTAATCAGTTTATTTATGGTTTTGGCGAACCAGGAGAAGTGCTCATCACGCAAGGCACCTATGAATTGGGTGCCGCGTCTAGTGTGGGTTTGCCGATAAGCTATGAAATATCTGATGCCAGTGTAGGCACCATAGACGGCGGTACATTGACCTTTCTTAAAACAGGAAGTGCTACGATAACGGCTTCTCAAGAAGGAACGGACGACTACAATGCAGCTACACCAGTAGAACGAACCATTACCATTATCAAAGAAGATCAATCTTTGGAAAATTATTACCTTATTGAAACTTTCTATGCCAGCACACCATACGCACTTCCCTTTACGGCCTCTTCCGACCTACCTCTGACCTTTGCTTCTTCGGATGAGGATATCGCCATTATTCAAAATAATACCATTGTCCCTTTAAAATCCGGCGAATTTGATTTGATAATTACACAAGATGGAAATGAGTTCTACAATGCGCTGGACCCCAATCCAGTCGAACAAACCATCACCATTACAAAAGCTAATCAGTTTTTGATGAATATTCCAATTCCCGCCCCCATCCTCTATGTTAACACGCCATATGAACTTACAATTTCGAGTTCCTCAGGCTTACCACTGACCTTTGCTTCTTCTGATGAGAGTATCGCCACTATCCAAGATGGTGAAATCTTTCCCTTGAAAAATGGTCAGTTTGAATTGATTATCAGTCAGGCGGGAAACGATATATATGAGGCTCTGACGACTGTGAATGAGCTCTTTTTTGTGAATCCGGAAATCACCTGTGATATTGACTTCAGCTATTCTGTAGCTGATGATGGACTGACAGTATCCCTCTCAGGTCTAGGGATTCCGGGCAACTACAGTTGGGATTTTGGGGATGGTGGATCGAGCACAGAAGAGCCTGCCACACATGTCTTTTCTAACTATGGCGATCACGAAGTAGTGCTGACTTACACCAACTTTGATGAAGACTGCACCGACATAGCCACCAGGACGATCAACCTCTGCCCTACTTTCTACATTGATGAGGACATCGATGGATTTGAGGGAGATTTTTCTGTCAGAATACCTGAGGGCTTTACTGTAGATGCCGACGATAGCTTTGTTTGGGACTTTGGCGATGGCAGCGATGAGGTATCAGGACAATCGGTGAGCCATAGCTTCCCCAATCAGGAAGGATATGAGGCGACCGTCACACTGACCTACTCGATCAATGGTGATGTATGTTCAAATTCGACTTCCTCGTTTTTCAACTTGACTGAGTTCGGCTGTTTAGGGTTTGATAACCCTGCAGCTTCAAAAATCAGTACTTACGAGTATAGTTTTTCTCCCTCCCCTGGCAATCAAAACTCTACCTACACTTGGGACTTTGGTGATGGCCATACTTCTACTGAAGCCGAACCTACACATACCTATAGCGAGCTTGGACTTTATGTAATCACCATGACCGAGACTAATTTCGTCGGCCAAACTTGCACCAACACGACAGATGTCTATGTGCAAGAAGACGTCGTGAGCGGCTGTACACCTGAAATCACATTTTCCTATACGGGATTGGCCGTGCACTTCGAACCGGACTACACCTTCCCTTCGGGCAATTACGAATGGAGCATAGATGGCCAGACCTTTACGACGGCGGCGGTAGATTATACCTTTCCCAGGGTTGGAGGTTACGAGATCGCTGTGTCAGGTGATATCGATGGCTGTGATTTTGAAAAGGAAACTCAAATAATCGTTAGCGAAAGCGGAATATACCATATCTATGAGGCGCCATTGCCCAGAGGGATCTTGTGTGGAGCGACCCTTGACATCACCTACCCCGACGATACAGAAAATGGGATTCGTATAGCCATCAATGAACCTGACATAGCCTTGATTTCTCCTTATGTTTCTATTCAGATCAACTCAGCGATTGATCCCGATTTCAGCTTATTTATCAGTGAACTACCCTACGAGGGCACATTAAGCCCTGGATCATACTTCCTTTCTGGCGGGTTTTATTCAGGCGATCAGATATGTGAAGTCTCATTCAGTGAAAACATTGACATGGGAGACATCTCTGAATGTGCTTTTAAATTGTCACCTATCGAGTACCTCAGCAATACAGCTATTTCCATCAATGCACTGCCCCTCAATATGGATATTCATGAGATGAGCTTCTCGTACAGGCTCGCGAATGGAGAGCGGATTGGTGATGGAAGTGAGGCATTTTCCGTTTCTAACCTTTCTTGGGACTTCCCTAATGACAAAGCACACACGGTGATCGTCACAGGTACCAATGGTGCGTGTGAATACGAGCAGCGCGTGACCTTTCATACCAAAGATGACAACCCCTGTTTCTTTTCTTATGATATAGAAGAAACGGGCGCTAACACCTATGCCTTTAGTGCCAGCGCAGAAATAGCCGGCACGTTTGAGTGGAGTTTTGGTGAGACGACCATGAGTGATGAAATAGTTTCTCATACGTATGCCGAGGACGTGGAGCACAGCGAAATGGTCACCTATACCAATGATCAAGATTGTTTCAATCGGGAGTACCTCAATTTTAATGACCCATACGAGGATTGCGCCAGCCCTGTCATTAGCATGGAGCAAGTGGGCAACCGTGTTTATCTATCAGCCAGCCTAGAGGAATTGGACGAAGGCATCACGAGGTACTATTGGTCTCTGGGCGGAAACAACTATGCACAAGGTGCCACAGCGTCGCATGTATTTGCTGAAACAGGCGTGTACTACATTGGTTTGTTTTACTTCACCGCTGAGGGCGAAGAGTTCGTGCCGTTGTGCTATGGTGCTGATGGTATCAACGTCACGATTGATGAAATCACCACCCCAACACATCAATTGGACATTAACCTTTATGAAAGCAGTCAGGCTTCTCCTTTTAGCTTGGCATTGATTTTTGATCTCAATGGCTCGAGTGTATACCCGATCATTGAGCAATTTGGCGAAGGTCCACTCACAGTTGACCTGCCTGCTGGGGAGTACAAAGTTCTCGGCTACTCCCTCAACTACTTCAGCGAAGAAATCGATCAGTATGTACCTACCTACTATGGCGATGTAGCCGAAGCAGCATCTGCTCAGACGCTTACCTTGACTGGTGACCAGTCGATCGACATCAATTTAGCAGAGATGAGTGCAAGTGGAGACAGTTGGGATAGCGGTAGCGATGTGCTCACAGGGGCAGTCGTGGCGGACAACAACGCAGCACCGAGTGAAAACGGCAGAGTCCTAAACATACCCCAAGAACCTGCAGGAGATGTAGCGGTGAAGCTATATGACGATCAGGGTCAATTGCTCACTGTGACTTCAACCAACGATTATGGTGAGTACGAATTTGAAAAATTGGCAGCTGGCACGTATAAAATAGTGATAGAGCATCCGTATGCCCAAAACATCACATCCAAAACAATCACCATAGACGGTGAATCAACTACCTCTGAAGTGAGAATAGCAAAAGGAGTACTGTCTCGTAGTGGTGCTACCAAAACAGTACAAACCATTAGCGTAGTGCCTATACCAGATATGCTTGTGACCGATAAGCCATTTGATTTGAATGTGACATCTACTAGTGGGCTAACAGATTTTGAATATACAATCTCTGGCCCAGCAACTATCTCCGAAGGTTTGGTGACTTTAACTGGAGAGACAGGTACAGTCAATATCACGGTTAAACAGAGTGGTGATGCTACCTATCAAGAAGCGAGCACCACCATTTCATTCGATGTATCGGCGAACAATGAAATACTCGCTGTATCAACTATAGACGACACCTGGCAACTGGTACCCAACCCTGCTACTGATCACCTATCAATCAAAGGCCTAAACCACCAGACCATCAAGCAAGTAGTAATCATGACAGTCAGTGGAGTGCCAGTAGAAATCTATACCGACACGCAGCGTTTTGACATCAGAAATCTTTCTACAGGGATATACTTAGTGCAGGTACAAACAGTCAATGGCTCCTACCTCAAGCGACTGATCAAACGATAA